The proteins below come from a single Chryseobacterium bernardetii genomic window:
- a CDS encoding glucose-1-phosphate adenylyltransferase — MNRNVISIVLGGGRGTRLFPLTYTRSKPAVPIAGKYRLVDIPISNCLNSGLNKILVLTQFNSASLNSHIKNSYHFDIFSKGFVDILAAEQNVENDSWYQGTADAVRQSMKHLEKYDYDYILILSGDQLYQMDFREMLDFHIENGGDLTIATIPVNAKDATGFGILKSDDEGNITSFYEKPDYSMLDGLKSEVSVENKHKGKEFLASMGIYIFTKNILKKMFEEGAGDDFGKDIIPSSIGKYKTLSYQYEGYWTDIGTIESFYEANLDLCLDLPQFNLFSSSPIYTRARMLPPSKINGSYVSKAVFGDGCIIMADKIENSVIGNRTRIDKGSTIVNSYVMGADFYQNTTEIVLNDRGGRPNMGIGKYCYIEKAILDKNCYIGDNVKIIGGKHLPDGDYGTYSVQDGIVVVKKGAVLAPGTHIG; from the coding sequence ATGAACCGAAATGTAATCTCTATTGTATTGGGAGGTGGAAGAGGAACAAGATTATTCCCGTTAACGTATACCAGATCAAAACCGGCAGTTCCTATTGCAGGAAAATACAGACTGGTGGATATCCCTATTTCAAACTGTCTGAACTCAGGATTGAATAAAATCCTGGTGCTTACTCAGTTTAATTCCGCATCTCTGAACTCGCATATCAAGAACTCTTATCACTTTGATATCTTCAGCAAGGGTTTTGTAGATATTCTTGCCGCGGAGCAAAATGTGGAAAATGACAGCTGGTACCAGGGAACAGCAGATGCCGTTCGCCAATCTATGAAGCATCTTGAAAAATATGACTATGACTATATCTTAATCCTTTCCGGAGACCAGCTTTATCAGATGGATTTCAGGGAGATGTTGGATTTTCACATTGAAAACGGAGGCGATCTTACCATTGCAACCATCCCGGTTAATGCTAAAGATGCAACCGGCTTTGGAATCTTAAAATCTGATGATGAAGGAAATATAACCTCCTTCTATGAAAAGCCGGATTATAGTATGCTGGATGGCTTGAAATCTGAAGTTTCGGTAGAGAATAAGCATAAAGGGAAAGAGTTCCTGGCCTCTATGGGGATTTATATTTTTACCAAAAATATCCTTAAAAAAATGTTTGAAGAAGGCGCCGGAGATGATTTCGGAAAAGATATTATCCCAAGTTCCATTGGAAAATATAAAACATTAAGTTATCAGTATGAAGGATATTGGACGGATATCGGAACTATAGAATCATTCTACGAAGCCAATCTGGACCTTTGCCTGGACCTTCCTCAGTTCAACCTGTTTTCCTCCTCGCCAATCTATACAAGAGCGAGAATGCTTCCGCCTTCAAAAATCAACGGCTCTTATGTAAGTAAGGCTGTTTTCGGGGATGGGTGCATCATCATGGCAGATAAGATTGAAAATTCTGTTATTGGAAACAGAACCAGGATAGATAAAGGAAGCACCATTGTCAATTCCTATGTAATGGGAGCAGATTTCTATCAAAATACCACAGAAATTGTATTAAACGACAGAGGTGGCCGCCCCAACATGGGAATCGGGAAATATTGTTATATTGAAAAAGCAATCCTTGACAAGAACTGCTATATAGGAGACAATGTGAAAATTATCGGTGGAAAACATCTTCCTGACGGTGATTATGGAACCTATTCAGTACAGGATGGAATCGTTGTAGTGAAGAAAGGTGCCGTGCTGGCCCCGGGAACACATATAGGGTAA
- a CDS encoding alpha/beta hydrolase-fold protein, with amino-acid sequence MPHIEHTDYYSNILGISVKVEVTGHYGYPIIMFPTSQGQYTQNHDFHLNGSINWFIEQGKVKLYNIQTIDSWSFYDEKISPQQRIKNYERYVQFLILEFVPYIQKLHKTHRVAVAGASFGGYHAANFAFRFPDVVSHLFCLSGAFSIRNFMDGYSDDLVYFNCPREFVRNDEAWKYKHMHIVLSTSDQDICKNKNIEMAEILRSKGIDFWYDERKWIGHDWPLWRMVFPTFIGAYFS; translated from the coding sequence ATGCCCCATATAGAACATACAGATTACTATTCCAACATTTTAGGAATAAGTGTTAAAGTAGAAGTGACCGGACATTACGGCTACCCTATCATCATGTTTCCAACCTCACAGGGACAATATACCCAGAACCATGATTTTCATCTTAACGGAAGTATCAATTGGTTCATAGAACAGGGAAAAGTAAAGCTTTATAATATTCAGACCATTGACAGCTGGAGTTTTTATGATGAAAAAATATCTCCGCAACAGAGAATCAAAAATTATGAACGGTATGTACAGTTTCTGATACTGGAATTTGTACCTTACATCCAAAAGCTTCATAAAACCCATCGTGTAGCAGTAGCCGGAGCAAGTTTTGGTGGTTATCATGCCGCTAATTTCGCCTTCAGGTTCCCGGATGTGGTTTCTCATCTGTTTTGCCTTTCAGGAGCTTTCAGCATAAGGAATTTTATGGACGGTTATTCTGATGACCTGGTATACTTCAACTGCCCAAGAGAGTTTGTAAGAAATGATGAAGCCTGGAAATACAAACATATGCATATTGTATTAAGTACCTCAGATCAGGATATCTGTAAAAACAAAAATATTGAAATGGCGGAGATCTTAAGGTCAAAAGGTATTGATTTCTGGTATGATGAGAGAAAATGGATTGGCCACGACTGGCCATTGTGGAGAATGGTTTTCCCAACCTTTATTGGAGCTTATTTCTCTTAA
- a CDS encoding alpha/beta hydrolase-fold protein, whose protein sequence is MMRFELYTDEKDDRPVFITGNFNNWNPKDDQYKLQQSDASHYFIEIEDEKLADEIEYKFTKGGWENVELDKYGNITPNRKAKKILQKTFDTVEKWRLNWGPFKEEFFPTAEVISEKFYIPQLDRYRKIWAVLPYDYHTSDKTYPVLYLQDAQNLFNEGSGFGNWEIDKKLSILAEYGRGDLIIIAIEHGSEDRIKEYIFDNDHVANGSEGKKYIRFITDTLKPYVDENYRTKKDRDNTGIGGSSLGALISIYSGFLYPEVYSKLLIFSPSLWVEPNNNFPMMSFRVPFKTKIYLYGGGQEGSKMVKRIHIFEEYLKKWEKKNLFDFEFRTNINPEGTHSEFYWSQEFPRAIEWLFYDNTENPVEVKPQQQSIKN, encoded by the coding sequence ATGATGAGATTCGAACTTTATACTGATGAAAAAGATGACAGGCCGGTATTTATCACCGGGAATTTCAATAACTGGAATCCCAAGGACGATCAATACAAACTCCAGCAGTCAGACGCCAGTCATTATTTCATAGAAATCGAAGATGAAAAGCTTGCTGATGAAATTGAATATAAATTCACCAAAGGCGGCTGGGAAAATGTAGAGCTAGATAAATACGGGAATATTACCCCTAACCGGAAAGCAAAAAAAATTCTACAGAAAACCTTTGATACGGTAGAAAAATGGAGATTAAACTGGGGTCCTTTCAAAGAGGAATTCTTCCCTACCGCCGAAGTGATCTCCGAGAAATTCTACATCCCGCAGCTAGATCGTTACCGTAAAATCTGGGCAGTACTTCCTTATGATTATCATACTTCGGATAAAACTTACCCTGTTTTATATCTCCAGGATGCCCAAAACCTGTTCAATGAAGGAAGCGGCTTCGGAAACTGGGAAATTGACAAGAAACTCTCCATTCTTGCAGAATACGGACGTGGTGATCTCATCATTATTGCCATAGAACACGGAAGTGAAGACAGGATTAAGGAATATATTTTTGATAATGATCATGTGGCCAATGGTTCAGAAGGTAAAAAATACATCCGTTTTATTACAGATACCTTAAAGCCTTACGTGGATGAAAATTACCGCACTAAAAAAGACCGTGACAATACCGGAATCGGAGGCAGCTCACTGGGAGCATTAATCAGTATTTACAGTGGATTTCTTTATCCAGAAGTATATTCCAAATTATTGATCTTTTCCCCTTCTCTTTGGGTAGAACCTAATAATAATTTTCCGATGATGAGCTTCCGGGTTCCATTCAAAACAAAAATATACTTATATGGTGGTGGACAGGAAGGATCTAAAATGGTCAAAAGAATTCATATTTTTGAAGAGTATTTGAAAAAATGGGAGAAAAAGAACCTTTTTGATTTTGAATTCAGAACCAACATCAACCCTGAAGGAACACACAGTGAATTTTACTGGTCACAGGAATTCCCGAGAGCTATTGAATGGCTGTTCTATGACAATACCGAAAATCCCGTTGAAGTAAAGCCGCAACAACAAAGCATTAAGAACTAA
- the glgB gene encoding 1,4-alpha-glucan branching protein GlgB, with protein MNSVKTYTLFTDHDVYLFKEGRHYKLYGKFGAHSVEKDGVKGVYFSVWAPHAKKVSVIGDFNNWNHKDHILFPRWDESGIWEGFIDDLPWGTLYKYAIETARGEILEKSDPYALSWEQNIQAASLVSTTWYEWNDSKWMDSRHVKNSLEAPISVYELHLGSWVRESDRPDQFLNYRDIAKKLVPYIKEMEFTHVEFMPVMEYPYDPSWGYQITGFYAATSRFGSPQDLMFLIDELHQNNIGVILDWVPSHFPGDANGLHRFDGSYLYEHEDPRKGFHPDWKSHIFNYGRNEVKSFLISNAMFWLDRYHADGLRVDAVTSMLHLDYSRNEGEWEPNIYGGNVNLEAKAFLQEFNTAVYKEFGNSIMTIAEESSDFPMLTKPVHDGGVGFGMKWMMGWMHDTLDYFKEDFVNRKFHHHKLTFASMYMYNENYMMPLSHDEVVHGKSSLIYKMKGDEWQKFANLRTLYVYMYTHPGAKLLFMGDEFGQTSEWNFTRSLDWHLLKYPVHKGLQDLVKELNHLYRSESALYENQFDKHGFEWIEADDLENSVYVYLRKGKRRDDILMTVLNLAPKVLDYKIKIPNGTHWEVIFNSDDEGYSGSGVAPEILDEKYKDGTEHQKFMTIKLPPLAGIILKQQKDKKYKLHRIKHKR; from the coding sequence ATGAATTCTGTTAAAACCTATACGCTTTTCACCGATCATGATGTGTACCTTTTTAAAGAAGGCAGACATTATAAGCTGTATGGTAAATTTGGAGCACATTCTGTTGAAAAGGATGGTGTAAAGGGAGTTTATTTCTCAGTTTGGGCACCCCATGCTAAAAAAGTTTCTGTAATAGGAGATTTTAATAACTGGAACCATAAAGATCATATTCTGTTTCCAAGATGGGATGAGTCCGGAATCTGGGAAGGTTTTATAGACGATTTACCGTGGGGTACCTTATATAAATATGCCATTGAGACGGCTAGGGGAGAAATTTTAGAAAAAAGTGATCCTTATGCTTTAAGTTGGGAACAGAACATTCAGGCTGCTTCATTGGTTTCCACAACATGGTATGAATGGAATGACAGCAAGTGGATGGATAGCCGCCACGTGAAAAACAGTTTGGAGGCTCCCATATCTGTATATGAACTGCATTTAGGATCGTGGGTAAGAGAAAGTGACCGCCCTGATCAATTTTTGAACTATCGTGATATCGCTAAGAAACTCGTTCCTTATATAAAAGAAATGGAGTTTACGCACGTAGAGTTTATGCCCGTAATGGAATATCCTTATGATCCAAGCTGGGGATATCAGATCACGGGATTTTATGCCGCAACTTCACGTTTCGGCTCACCACAGGACCTGATGTTCCTTATTGATGAGCTTCACCAGAATAATATAGGCGTTATCCTGGATTGGGTACCTTCACATTTTCCGGGAGATGCCAATGGACTTCATCGTTTTGACGGTTCCTATTTATATGAACATGAAGATCCGAGAAAAGGGTTTCATCCTGACTGGAAATCACATATCTTTAATTATGGAAGGAACGAAGTGAAATCTTTTCTGATTTCCAATGCCATGTTCTGGCTGGATCGTTATCATGCAGACGGGCTTCGTGTGGATGCGGTTACTTCAATGCTTCATTTGGATTATTCCAGGAATGAAGGCGAATGGGAACCAAATATATATGGTGGAAACGTTAATCTTGAAGCCAAAGCTTTTTTGCAGGAATTCAATACTGCTGTTTATAAAGAATTCGGAAACAGTATTATGACCATTGCTGAAGAAAGCTCAGATTTTCCAATGCTTACCAAACCTGTTCATGATGGCGGTGTTGGCTTTGGAATGAAATGGATGATGGGTTGGATGCATGATACCCTGGATTATTTTAAAGAGGATTTTGTCAACAGGAAGTTCCATCATCATAAACTTACCTTTGCCTCTATGTATATGTATAATGAAAATTATATGATGCCTTTATCTCATGATGAAGTGGTGCATGGGAAATCCAGCCTTATTTATAAAATGAAGGGCGATGAATGGCAGAAATTTGCCAACCTCCGTACCTTATATGTATATATGTATACCCATCCGGGAGCCAAACTGCTTTTTATGGGTGATGAATTCGGACAAACCAGTGAATGGAACTTTACCCGAAGCCTTGATTGGCATCTTCTGAAATATCCTGTTCATAAAGGACTGCAGGATTTGGTGAAAGAACTCAATCATTTATACAGATCCGAATCCGCTTTATATGAAAATCAATTTGATAAACATGGCTTTGAATGGATAGAAGCAGATGATCTTGAAAATTCAGTTTATGTGTATCTTAGGAAAGGAAAAAGAAGAGATGATATTTTGATGACGGTATTGAACCTCGCTCCAAAAGTTTTGGATTACAAAATAAAGATTCCCAACGGAACGCATTGGGAGGTTATATTCAATTCTGATGATGAAGGATACAGCGGAAGTGGAGTAGCACCTGAGATCTTGGATGAAAAATATAAAGACGGAACAGAACACCAGAAGTTCATGACCATCAAATTACCGCCTCTGGCAGGAATTATTTTGAAGCAGCAAAAAGATAAAAAGTATAAATTACACAGAATTAAACACAAAAGATAA
- a CDS encoding FEKKY domain-containing protein, protein MIRFVSFLSIIILLSSCKKEDEGLRNGYFWLYRAGFKDLHREEAANGISEKWKIKWIDAGDCTIDYERQEKIIKANKKTRAAIENKYGKDWEVRYNKDVEDFMMKRVDVMDVLIINKLFRNKLREYNIPIDDVDKDIKELNDKGQYEVAVINPKLKYENRICFRVNVDTKNRTVNLIK, encoded by the coding sequence ATGATACGTTTTGTTTCTTTTTTATCGATCATAATACTGCTGTCTTCCTGTAAAAAAGAAGATGAAGGACTCCGTAATGGCTATTTTTGGTTATACAGGGCAGGTTTTAAAGATTTGCATAGAGAAGAAGCAGCCAACGGCATTTCTGAAAAATGGAAAATAAAATGGATAGATGCGGGAGATTGTACGATTGATTATGAAAGACAGGAAAAGATAATTAAAGCTAATAAAAAAACTCGGGCAGCTATTGAAAATAAATATGGAAAAGACTGGGAGGTAAGATATAATAAGGATGTGGAGGATTTTATGATGAAGCGGGTGGATGTAATGGATGTACTCATCATCAACAAACTTTTCCGAAACAAGCTTAGAGAATATAATATTCCTATTGATGACGTAGACAAAGACATAAAAGAGTTGAATGATAAAGGACAGTATGAAGTAGCCGTCATTAATCCAAAACTGAAATATGAAAATAGAATATGTTTCAGAGTTAATGTAGACACCAAAAACAGAACAGTAAACTTAATAAAATAA
- a CDS encoding ATP-grasp domain-containing protein → MTKKVGILFGMEDTFPWAFIDKVNELGGGDIVAEPVTIDKLEQGADYGYAVIIDRISQDVPFYRAYLKNAALNGTYVINNPFWWSADEKFFNNALMSKLGIPLPKTVLLPSHERPDNTSETSFRNLKFPHDWEYIFNYVGFPAYMKPHDGGGWKNVYRVENPDDLWNKLGETEQLVMMVQEEIIFDDYYRVYCLGRKYVHIMPYEPRNPHHLRYATTHQTQGEELEKLLKTIHDYTIKMNEALGYDFNTVEFAVRDGIPYAIDFCNPAPDADRNSVGEENFAWIIEHAAKLAIEKAKEYVSGKPNITWGTFVKDSIK, encoded by the coding sequence ATGACAAAAAAAGTAGGAATTCTATTCGGTATGGAAGATACCTTTCCCTGGGCATTTATAGACAAGGTTAATGAACTGGGCGGTGGAGATATTGTGGCTGAACCTGTTACGATTGACAAACTTGAGCAGGGTGCAGATTATGGATATGCCGTAATTATAGACAGAATTTCGCAGGATGTTCCCTTTTACAGAGCGTATTTAAAAAATGCAGCACTTAATGGTACTTATGTTATCAATAACCCGTTCTGGTGGAGTGCTGATGAAAAGTTTTTCAATAATGCCCTGATGAGCAAACTCGGAATTCCGTTACCCAAAACCGTGTTGCTTCCCTCTCATGAAAGACCGGACAATACTTCAGAAACTTCATTCAGAAACCTGAAATTCCCACACGATTGGGAATATATTTTCAATTATGTAGGATTTCCTGCTTATATGAAACCCCACGATGGTGGTGGCTGGAAAAACGTATACAGAGTGGAAAACCCTGATGATCTCTGGAACAAACTTGGAGAAACAGAACAATTGGTAATGATGGTTCAGGAAGAAATTATTTTTGATGATTATTACAGAGTGTATTGTTTAGGCAGGAAATATGTTCACATTATGCCTTATGAGCCTAGAAACCCACATCATTTGAGATATGCCACTACCCACCAGACACAAGGCGAAGAACTTGAAAAACTTTTGAAAACCATTCATGATTATACCATTAAGATGAATGAAGCATTAGGATATGACTTCAATACCGTAGAATTTGCTGTAAGAGACGGTATTCCTTATGCAATCGACTTCTGTAATCCGGCTCCTGATGCAGACAGGAACTCTGTAGGAGAAGAGAACTTTGCATGGATTATAGAGCATGCTGCTAAGCTGGCTATTGAAAAAGCCAAGGAATATGTTTCGGGAAAACCTAATATCACTTGGGGAACCTTCGTGAAAGATTCCATAAAATAA
- a CDS encoding M17 family metallopeptidase, producing the protein MKLINKKNKNYTQVFHLFTEEEWIKTSKNFNKNIATFFTGKKHEVFINAHEEGITYFIGLGKSTLQNFELQQVAVKFSQTQKEKLQSAPTLFLADFLNEKQFEEFVKGLFIGTYHYPFEKNHPFWNAKFELHFENLSQKKLDHISQKAEALSNGQIACQEWMNKPANLKRPDTFSLYLKNMAKKYDLKYTVFNRKKCEELGLGAYLAVNQGSAYDAAFTILEYKTTVKNAKTFGLVGKCVLFDTGGISLKPFTNMHYMKSDMGGAAAVLGTLIYAAEMKLPVNIIAVLPITDNAISEKALLPSDVITAYNGKTIEVMDTDAEGRLILADGLAYLTKNYKTDFLIDLATLTGSSVRMFGDTCGALFSNNEELKNLLIKTGDHTNQRLWNLPLWDVWKDDIQSDVADLKNMSLKPVGDCIIAAKFLEHFIENHPKWAHLDIAGVAFGNVGYAKEKAATGYGVQLLTDLIENYH; encoded by the coding sequence ATGAAACTGATCAACAAAAAAAATAAAAATTACACTCAGGTTTTCCATTTATTTACTGAAGAAGAATGGATCAAAACAAGTAAAAACTTCAATAAAAACATCGCAACCTTCTTCACCGGAAAAAAGCATGAAGTATTTATCAATGCCCATGAAGAAGGAATTACTTATTTTATCGGACTCGGAAAGTCCACTTTACAGAATTTCGAGCTTCAGCAGGTGGCCGTGAAATTTTCACAGACCCAAAAGGAAAAACTGCAGTCAGCCCCTACATTATTTCTTGCTGATTTCCTTAATGAAAAACAGTTTGAGGAATTTGTGAAAGGATTATTCATCGGAACTTACCACTATCCTTTTGAAAAAAATCATCCTTTCTGGAATGCAAAATTTGAACTTCATTTTGAAAACTTAAGTCAGAAAAAACTAGACCATATCAGCCAGAAAGCCGAAGCTTTAAGCAACGGACAAATTGCATGTCAGGAATGGATGAATAAGCCAGCCAATTTAAAAAGGCCGGATACCTTTAGCCTGTACCTTAAAAATATGGCTAAAAAATACGATCTGAAATATACTGTTTTCAACCGCAAGAAATGTGAAGAATTAGGTCTGGGAGCTTACCTTGCCGTGAATCAGGGAAGTGCTTATGATGCTGCTTTTACCATTTTGGAATATAAAACAACGGTTAAAAATGCCAAAACATTTGGGTTGGTTGGAAAATGTGTCTTGTTTGATACAGGAGGAATTTCTCTGAAACCCTTTACCAATATGCACTATATGAAATCGGACATGGGTGGAGCTGCGGCTGTTTTAGGAACGTTGATCTATGCTGCGGAGATGAAACTGCCGGTTAATATTATAGCTGTACTTCCGATCACAGATAATGCTATTTCTGAAAAAGCTTTGCTTCCAAGTGATGTTATTACCGCCTATAACGGAAAAACCATTGAAGTGATGGATACAGATGCAGAAGGCAGGCTGATTCTTGCTGACGGACTGGCCTATTTGACCAAAAACTATAAAACAGATTTCCTTATTGACCTGGCTACCTTAACGGGAAGTTCAGTAAGAATGTTCGGAGATACCTGCGGTGCCCTGTTTTCAAATAATGAAGAACTGAAAAACCTTTTGATAAAAACCGGAGATCATACCAACCAAAGACTGTGGAATTTACCATTATGGGATGTGTGGAAAGATGATATACAGTCTGATGTGGCCGACTTAAAAAACATGTCTCTAAAACCTGTTGGAGATTGTATTATTGCCGCCAAATTCTTAGAACATTTCATTGAAAACCATCCTAAATGGGCACATCTGGATATTGCCGGTGTAGCTTTTGGAAATGTAGGATATGCCAAAGAAAAAGCAGCTACCGGTTATGGGGTTCAATTGCTCACGGATTTAATTGAAAATTATCACTAA
- a CDS encoding ATP-grasp domain-containing protein — protein sequence MEEKIIVCISCYYKGYDFMDEMKRLGNKIILVTSENLKEKNWPWHAIDEVFYMPEIKPSVWNLDHLIQGFSHLMKTRKVDAVVALDDYDVEKAALIRETFRIPGMGQTTHRYFRDKLAMRQKAKDSGINVPEFTAVFNDDTVNEFVERVSAPWVLKPRSEASASGIKKITTKEQLHEALEVLGEERHLFLLESFKPGDVYHVDSLTFNKEIVFTSSSKYLAPPMQVSHEGGVFRSKTLGRYSEEFKDLEEINSRVLSSFGLMNGATHTEFIRGKEDGKWYFLETSSRVGGAHIPDLVEASSSINIWREWAKIEDALLRNKSYTISPPTGYYAGLIIALIKDKEPDYSKFECEEAIQFLPIDHHVGIVYKSNDASVIQERLDNAAEKINTEMLNILPPKTSKLSS from the coding sequence ATGGAGGAGAAAATTATAGTATGCATTTCGTGCTATTACAAGGGCTATGATTTCATGGACGAAATGAAGAGGCTCGGTAATAAAATAATCTTAGTAACATCAGAAAATCTTAAAGAAAAAAACTGGCCCTGGCATGCCATTGATGAGGTATTTTATATGCCTGAGATCAAGCCCTCTGTATGGAACCTGGACCATTTGATTCAGGGATTTTCCCACCTGATGAAGACCAGAAAAGTTGACGCTGTAGTCGCTCTTGATGATTATGACGTGGAAAAGGCTGCCCTGATCCGTGAAACTTTCCGTATTCCGGGAATGGGACAGACCACGCACCGTTATTTCAGAGATAAATTGGCAATGCGTCAGAAGGCAAAAGATTCGGGAATTAATGTTCCTGAATTTACTGCCGTTTTTAATGATGATACAGTGAATGAGTTTGTGGAAAGAGTTTCTGCTCCCTGGGTCCTGAAGCCCCGTTCAGAAGCATCAGCATCAGGAATCAAAAAGATTACCACAAAAGAACAGCTTCATGAGGCACTGGAAGTACTGGGTGAAGAACGACATCTTTTCCTTCTTGAAAGCTTTAAACCGGGAGATGTGTATCATGTGGACAGCTTAACCTTCAACAAAGAAATTGTTTTTACTTCTTCATCAAAATATCTGGCTCCGCCTATGCAGGTTTCTCACGAAGGCGGTGTGTTCAGATCCAAAACGTTAGGAAGATACTCTGAGGAATTCAAAGATTTGGAAGAAATCAATTCCAGAGTACTTTCCAGCTTCGGGCTGATGAACGGAGCTACACATACAGAGTTCATCCGTGGAAAAGAAGATGGAAAATGGTACTTCCTTGAAACTTCTTCAAGAGTAGGCGGTGCTCATATTCCTGATTTGGTAGAAGCTTCAAGCAGCATCAATATCTGGCGAGAGTGGGCGAAGATTGAAGATGCACTTTTAAGAAATAAAAGCTACACCATTTCTCCTCCTACAGGATATTATGCCGGGCTTATTATTGCTCTTATCAAGGATAAAGAACCTGATTACAGCAAATTTGAATGCGAAGAAGCCATACAATTTCTTCCTATAGATCATCATGTGGGAATTGTTTATAAATCCAACGATGCATCTGTAATACAAGAAAGGCTGGACAATGCGGCAGAAAAGATTAACACAGAAATGCTTAACATTCTTCCTCCTAAAACCAGTAAACTGAGCAGTTAA
- a CDS encoding glycogen synthase, with protein MVIYHLSTECYPVAKVGGLADVVGALPKYQNKVKGIEAKVVMPWYNKPFVREHEFEVVFDGFIHQGPNMLQVQVMKEKTNALGFELYMVRIPGLLDRDNPYGYQDENFQFLAFQHGVLHWLCAMELRPDVLHCHDYHTGLVPFMVENCMEFSFLKGVKTIGTIHNGEYQGMMNWNMANYMPSFDAYKWGLMDWNGLMNPLASMIKCANAFTTVSEGYLEELFISFRGLESLVRQEFGKAYGIINGIDTEVWNPETDPMLDFNFNIKNAVVQKRKNKEKLCKEYGLNPELPLFAFIGRFATEKGADLLPDVVWKSIKQSYGALNIMILGSGNIYIENKLKEYDYTYTNFALDLGYKEHLSHKIYASADFLLMPSRVEPCGLNQMYSMRYGTVPVVRYTGGLKDTVEDISTGGAGLNFTYPGVDDIVHAMNRALGIYHQNGIMEELIHANMNFDFAWEKSAEKYIALYNS; from the coding sequence ATGGTTATCTATCATTTAAGCACAGAATGTTATCCTGTAGCTAAAGTAGGTGGGTTGGCAGACGTTGTTGGTGCCCTTCCTAAATATCAGAATAAAGTAAAAGGAATAGAAGCCAAGGTGGTAATGCCGTGGTATAATAAACCTTTTGTCCGTGAACATGAGTTTGAAGTGGTATTTGATGGTTTTATTCATCAGGGACCCAATATGCTGCAGGTTCAGGTTATGAAGGAAAAAACCAATGCTTTGGGTTTTGAACTTTATATGGTGAGAATTCCCGGGCTTTTGGATAGAGATAATCCTTATGGCTACCAGGATGAAAACTTTCAGTTTCTTGCATTCCAACACGGGGTTCTGCATTGGCTGTGTGCAATGGAATTAAGGCCGGATGTTCTGCATTGTCATGATTATCATACAGGATTAGTCCCTTTTATGGTAGAAAATTGCATGGAATTTAGCTTTCTGAAAGGGGTGAAAACCATAGGTACCATCCATAACGGTGAGTATCAGGGAATGATGAACTGGAATATGGCGAATTATATGCCTTCTTTTGATGCCTATAAATGGGGATTAATGGACTGGAATGGATTAATGAATCCATTGGCCAGTATGATTAAATGTGCCAATGCCTTCACTACCGTTTCCGAAGGATATCTGGAAGAGCTTTTCATCAGCTTCCGTGGACTTGAAAGCCTGGTTCGTCAGGAATTCGGAAAAGCTTACGGGATCATCAACGGAATTGATACCGAAGTCTGGAACCCGGAGACTGATCCGATGCTGGATTTTAATTTTAATATCAAAAATGCAGTGGTCCAAAAGAGAAAAAACAAGGAAAAGCTTTGCAAAGAATACGGACTGAACCCGGAATTGCCTTTGTTTGCTTTCATTGGAAGATTTGCTACGGAAAAAGGTGCAGACCTGCTGCCTGACGTAGTATGGAAAAGTATTAAACAAAGTTATGGTGCCTTAAATATCATGATCCTGGGCTCAGGAAATATTTATATTGAAAATAAACTTAAGGAATACGATTATACCTACACCAACTTTGCTTTGGATTTGGGATATAAGGAACACCTTTCTCATAAGATCTATGCCTCAGCAGATTTCCTGTTGATGCCATCAAGAGTAGAACCATGTGGTTTAAACCAGATGTACTCTATGAGGTACGGAACCGTTCCTGTAGTAAGATATACCGGTGGATTGAAAGATACGGTAGAAGATATTTCAACAGGCGGGGCAGGGCTGAACTTTACCTATCCGGGTGTAGATGATATTGTACATGCGATGAACAGAGCGCTTGGCATCTATCATCAAAACGGAATAATGGAAGAACTTATTCATGCCAACATGAATTTTGACTTTGCATGGGAGAAATCTGCCGAAAAATATATAGCTTTATATAATAGCTGA